The Caminicella sporogenes DSM 14501 DNA window AATGATTGTTATGAGTATTTGGGAGAGATAACTGGAGATACAGTTGCGGAGAATATTATTGATAATATATTTAAGAATTTCTGTTTAGGTAAATAAATACAATTATGATTGATTGTTTGGAGGTTGAAGAAGTTATGGAACGTTTTGAAGCAGGTAGTTATGATGTTATAGTTGTTGGTGCAGGACATGCTGGCTGTGAGGCTTGTCTTGCAGCTGCAAGAATGGGATGTAAAACATTAGTTTTATCAATTAATCTCGATTCAATAGCAATGATGCCTTGTAATCCATCTATAGGTGGAACGGGTAAAGGACATCTTGTAAGAGAAATTGATGCGCTTGGTGGAGAAATGGGCTTAAATATTGATAAAGCTTTTATACAAAGTAGAATGCTTAATACGGCAAAAGGACCGGCAGTACATTCATTAAGAGCTCAAGCAGATAAACATCTTTATCATATTGAAATGAAAAAAACTTTAGAAAATGAACCGAACCTTGATGTGAAACAAGGAGAAGTAATCGAGCTTATAGTTGAAAATGGAAGAGTTAAAGGAGTTGTACTAAAACAAGGTTCGATTTATTATGCTAAGGCTGTAATTTTAGCTACAGGTACTTATTTAGGTGGAAGAATATTTATTGGACAGACTAGTTATGAAAGTGGTCCTAATGGGTTAGCTCCGTCATTAGAACTTACAAAACAGTTAAAAGAATTAGGACTTAGAATTAGAAGATTTAAAACGGGTACACCAGCAAGAGTAGATAGAAAGTCATTAAATTTTGAAAAAATGCAGGAGCAGCCTGGTGATGAAGAAATAGTACCGTTTTCTTTTATGAACGATTATTTAGAAAGAGAACAAGTATCATGTTGGCTTAGCTATACAAATGAAGAAACTCATAAAATTATACATCAAAATCTTCATCGTTCAGCTTTATATGGAGGGAAAATAGAAGGGACAGGTCCAAGATATTGTCCTTCAATAGAAGATAAAATAATAAGATTTGCAGATAAGGAAAGACATCAGTTATTTATTGAGCCTGAAGGATTAGATACTAATGAAATGTATGTTCAAGGTATGTCGACAAGTTTGCCTGAAGATGTTCAAAAAGCATTTTTAAGTACTATACCCGGACTTGAAAATGTAAAAATAATGAGGCCGGCTTATGCAATAGAATACGATTGTATAGACCCTACTCAATTAAAATTAACTTTAGAGTGTAAAGATATAGAATTTTTATTTTCATGTGGTCAATTTAATGGGTCTTCGGGATATGAAGAAGCTGCTGCACAAGGTTTAATAGCAGGTATTAATGCTGTATTAAAAATTCAAGGGAAAGAGCCATTTATACTTGACAGGTCTGAAGCTTATATAGGAGTATTAATAGATGACCTTGTTACTAAAGGGACTAATGAGCCTTACAGGATGATGACTTCAAGAGCAGAATACAGGTTAATTTTAAGACAAGATAATGCAGACCTTAGACTTACAGAAAAAGGGTACAAAATAGGATTAGTTACAGAAGAAAGATATAAAAAATATCTTAAAAGAAAAGAAGAAATAGAAAGAGAAATGGAAAGACTTAAAAATACTTATGTAAAGCCTAGTGAAGTTAATGAATTTTTAGAAAGACATAATAGTTCCAAAATAAATAACAGTATATCTTTATATGATTTATTAAAAAGACCAGAGATTAGTTATGATACTATTAAAGAGATAGATGTAAATAGACCTAAAGTTAGAAGAGATGTAGCAAGACAGTGTGATATACAAATTAAATATGAAGGATATATTCAAAAACAACTTAAAAAAATAAATCAGTTTAAAAAATTAGAAGGCAAAAAATTATCACCTGATATAGATTACAGTAAAATAGACGGTATAAGATTAGAAGCTAGAGAAAAACTTAATAAGATAAAGCCACTATCCGTTGGACAGGCATCGAGAATATCAGGAGTTTCACCGGCTGATATTTCAGTACTATTAGTATATTTAGAACAGCAAAAGAGAAGAAGGGGAGAAGAAAGTGAATAATTTTGATATATTAAAAAAAGGTGGAGAAGAACTTGGATTAGATATTGATGGCAGTATGATAGATAAGTTTTTAAAATTTAAAGATTTACTTATTGAATATAATAAAAAAATAAATCTTACAGGAATAACTGAAGATGAAGAAGTAATGATAAAGCATTTTCTTGACTCTCTTTCATGTTTTAGCAGTGGAGTAATAAAGCATGATTCTAAAATTATAGATGTTGGTACGGGTGCAGGATTTCCGGGTGTACCACTTAAAATATATTATGAGGATTTAAAATTAACACTTTTAGATTCGCTTAATAAGAGAATAAAATATTTAGAAGATGTTTGTAGTAAAATAGGACTTGTTGATGTAAATTTTTTACATGGAAGAGCAGAAGATTATGGAAAAAAAGAGGGTTATAGAGAATCATTTGATGTTGCTGTAGCAAGAGCTGTAGCAGATTTAAGTGTGCTTTGTGAGTACTGTCTGCCTTTTGTTAAAAAAGGAGGCTTTTTCATAGCTCAAAAAGGACCTGATGTTGAAGAGGAGATAAAAAATTCAAAAAAGGCTATAGAAATACTAGGTGGAAAATTGATAGATAAAGTGAGTATTAATCTTCCTTTTAGTGATATAACCCATAGTTTGATAATTATAGAAAAAAGAAAATCTACTCCTAAAAAGTATCCAAGAAAGGCTGGAATACCTGTTAAAAATCCTATAAGATAAATTGTTTTACAAAAATATTTAATTAATATTATTTTTTGAAAAAATAAGAAGGAAGTTAGGCATTTATGAAGAACTAATAATTGATTAGTAGTATTAAAAAGGGGACGTTAGGAATGGAAAACGTTAATATAAATAATAAGGTTTTATATTTGCCAATTGATAAAATACTACCCAATCCTTATCAGCCGAGAAAGGACTTTTCAGAAGAAAGTTTAAAGGAGCTTTGTTCATCTATAAAAGCTTATGGAGTTATACAGCCTATTAGTGTTCGCAAAAAAAATGAAGAAGATTATGAATTAGTTGCTGGCGAGAGAAGATTAAGAGCTTCAAAGTTAGCGGGATTAGATTTGATACCGGCAATAGTAGTTGAAATGAGTGATGAAGACTCAGCTGTTGTTGCACTGATTGAAAATTTACAAAGAGAAGATTTGAATTTTTTTGAAGAAGCAGAAGGCTATTATAAACTAATTAATAATCACGGTTTTACACAGCAGGAACTAGCAGAAAAGGTTGGAAAGAACCAATCTACTATTGCAAATAAATTGAGAATATTGAAATTAGAAGATAAAGTTAAAGAAATTATTTTAAATAATAAATTAACTGAAAGACATGCGAGAGCATTATTAAAATTGCCAGATGAACAAACTAGACTTGAGATACTTCAAGTTGTTGTCAAAAAGAATTTGAATGTTAAGAAGACAGAAAAATTAATAAAAAATAAGTTAGAAGAGCTTAGTAAACCTCAGCAGCCTGAAAGAAACCAAACTATAAAAAGTGCGTTAAACTTTAGAATATATTTAAATACTTTAAAAAATGCTTATAATGCTATAGTTAATACAGGTCTTAAAGCTGAATATGAACAAATAGACCAAGGAGAGTATATTAAGGTAGTAGTAAAAATACCTAAAAACCAGTAAAGTCGAGTCGTAGTAAATACTACGACTTTTTTTGATTTTAATAAAATTTAAATTTTTCCTAAAAGAGTCAAAACTCCAATAACTATAAATGCACTTCCAGCTGTAAATTGGATTATATTATGAGATATGTATTTAGTTATAAAAGTACTTGCTATTATTCCTAAAAGTACACTTAAAATTAGAGCTAATGAAGCACCAATAAAGACCCCAAAATAAGATTTTGTTTGGGAGGCGAGCATCATAGTTTGTATTTGTGTTTTATCACCTAATTCTGCTAAAAAGACTAACCAAAATGAAGTTATAATTATTTTCCACATTAAAAACCTCCTGAAAAGATAAAATAATCTAATATTATATTTATTAAAAATAAATAAGAAATATGTATACAGAAAAAATATTTATCTATAAAGTTTGTTTTCTAGAAAAAAATTTTTATATAATAATTATTTTGGTGAATTAAAAATTAATTTAAAAAATTTATGTAAAAAAATTTAAATTTAAAATTTATGGTATAAAAAATAATATAAAATATTTTAAGACATTTTATTAAAAATTTCTATATAAATTTAGCAGGAATAAATTATTTTGAAAAAGAAAATATATAATACAGCCCATATATTAAAAGGGGAGTGAAGGAATTGGGGAAAGCGATAGCTTTATTTAATCAGAAAGGCGGAGTAGGAAAGACAACAACGAATGTTAATCTTAGTGCTTGTATTGCTATAAAAGGGAGAAAAGTTCTTATAATAGATATTGACCCTCAAGGTAATACAACTAGCGGTTTTGGTATTGATAAAGATAATACAGAATTTAGTATATATGATGCACTTTTAGAAAGTATTGACATAAAAAAATGTATATTAAAGACTAATTTTAATAATATATACATAGTTCCATCAAATGTACAATTAGCTGGTGCAGAAATAGAGTTGACAAATATAGAAGGAAGAGAATTTAGATTTAAAAAGAT harbors:
- the mnmG gene encoding tRNA uridine-5-carboxymethylaminomethyl(34) synthesis enzyme MnmG — encoded protein: MERFEAGSYDVIVVGAGHAGCEACLAAARMGCKTLVLSINLDSIAMMPCNPSIGGTGKGHLVREIDALGGEMGLNIDKAFIQSRMLNTAKGPAVHSLRAQADKHLYHIEMKKTLENEPNLDVKQGEVIELIVENGRVKGVVLKQGSIYYAKAVILATGTYLGGRIFIGQTSYESGPNGLAPSLELTKQLKELGLRIRRFKTGTPARVDRKSLNFEKMQEQPGDEEIVPFSFMNDYLEREQVSCWLSYTNEETHKIIHQNLHRSALYGGKIEGTGPRYCPSIEDKIIRFADKERHQLFIEPEGLDTNEMYVQGMSTSLPEDVQKAFLSTIPGLENVKIMRPAYAIEYDCIDPTQLKLTLECKDIEFLFSCGQFNGSSGYEEAAAQGLIAGINAVLKIQGKEPFILDRSEAYIGVLIDDLVTKGTNEPYRMMTSRAEYRLILRQDNADLRLTEKGYKIGLVTEERYKKYLKRKEEIEREMERLKNTYVKPSEVNEFLERHNSSKINNSISLYDLLKRPEISYDTIKEIDVNRPKVRRDVARQCDIQIKYEGYIQKQLKKINQFKKLEGKKLSPDIDYSKIDGIRLEAREKLNKIKPLSVGQASRISGVSPADISVLLVYLEQQKRRRGEESE
- the rsmG gene encoding 16S rRNA (guanine(527)-N(7))-methyltransferase RsmG, giving the protein MNNFDILKKGGEELGLDIDGSMIDKFLKFKDLLIEYNKKINLTGITEDEEVMIKHFLDSLSCFSSGVIKHDSKIIDVGTGAGFPGVPLKIYYEDLKLTLLDSLNKRIKYLEDVCSKIGLVDVNFLHGRAEDYGKKEGYRESFDVAVARAVADLSVLCEYCLPFVKKGGFFIAQKGPDVEEEIKNSKKAIEILGGKLIDKVSINLPFSDITHSLIIIEKRKSTPKKYPRKAGIPVKNPIR
- the noc gene encoding nucleoid occlusion protein, with the translated sequence MENVNINNKVLYLPIDKILPNPYQPRKDFSEESLKELCSSIKAYGVIQPISVRKKNEEDYELVAGERRLRASKLAGLDLIPAIVVEMSDEDSAVVALIENLQREDLNFFEEAEGYYKLINNHGFTQQELAEKVGKNQSTIANKLRILKLEDKVKEIILNNKLTERHARALLKLPDEQTRLEILQVVVKKNLNVKKTEKLIKNKLEELSKPQQPERNQTIKSALNFRIYLNTLKNAYNAIVNTGLKAEYEQIDQGEYIKVVVKIPKNQ
- a CDS encoding TMEM165/GDT1 family protein, producing the protein MWKIIITSFWLVFLAELGDKTQIQTMMLASQTKSYFGVFIGASLALILSVLLGIIASTFITKYISHNIIQFTAGSAFIVIGVLTLLGKI